Proteins found in one Hippopotamus amphibius kiboko isolate mHipAmp2 chromosome 12, mHipAmp2.hap2, whole genome shotgun sequence genomic segment:
- the LOC130833818 gene encoding pancreatic trypsin inhibitor-like, giving the protein MSRLCLSFTLLVLLVTLVSCSPGGKKSKHAQVTSQPDFHLEPENTGRHLTRKFRYYCNTNTGKCVVFTYGGKRGRGKRNHFLTEEDCLKACHGQVGTTREPGHRTPPKV; this is encoded by the exons ATGAGCCGGCTCTGCCTGTCCTTCACCCTTCTCGTCCTCCTGGTTACCTTGGTGTCCTGCTCCCCAGGGGGGAAAAAGAGCAAACACGCCCAGG TTACTTCTCAGCCTGACTTCCACCTGGAGCCTGAAAACACAGGTCGCCACCTGACACGCAAGTTCAGGTACTACTGCAACACCAACACCGGAAAATGTGTGGTCTTCACTTATGGTGGAAaacgggggagggggaagaggaaccACTTCCTCACAGAAGAAGACTGCTTGAAGGCCTGCCATGGTCAGGTGGGGACCACGAG